A portion of the Gadus macrocephalus chromosome 10, ASM3116895v1 genome contains these proteins:
- the LOC132465990 gene encoding uncharacterized protein LOC132465990, which produces MSFAKIRITPSQQSVLRASDAAAAFTAAMGPRGPQAPASAKRPEEVEKEARPIGSRKSSPRLSTAQSATPHRLEGRPAQSATRIDSRDLSSRDAPPNQQPASTRGTSARGAPRPISNPHQHQLEENLPRVSAIISAFDDKMSFANLKMTPSHQLVLRASDAAAAFTAAMGPRGTQATARAKRPEEVEKEARARVVSEGGDPGNPMLVLGCHSIQLGKYQGQTFRWLLENDAGYACHLVASHQRERETSASYSPLMANKDSLARYSCAHPAFAEHLNPPTLPGRGGEALVGFGLHKEATLKDLCDSKEKERQNYVKWLRRKTPQPGSAMDVAIMYFSGRDKERSAEAAATPPPPASSSTSSGPSTTTSQAAASTVLPPRKPTAPNFNFLGRAHFLCAGVRWAQGSCRPRSGNR; this is translated from the exons ATGTCTTTCGCCAAGATAAGGATTACGCCGTCGCAGCAGTCGGTCCTGCGGGCCTCCGATGCGGCGGCAGCCTTCACCGCCGCCATGGGGCCACGCGGGCCCCAGGCTCCCGCCAGCGCCAAGAggccggaggaggtggagaaggaggcccga CCAATCGGCAGCCGCAAATCTTCCCCTCGACTTTCGACCGCCCAATCAGCAACCCCGCATCGACTCGAGGGACGCCCCGCCCAATCAGCAACCCGCATCGACTCGAGGGACCTCAGCTCGAGGGACGCCCCGCCCAATCAGCAACCCGCATCGACTCGAGGGACCTCAGCTCGAGGGGCGCCCCGCCCAATCAGCAACCCGCATCAGCATCAGCTCGAGGAAAACCTTCCACGTGTGTCAGCCATTATCTCTGCATTCGATGATAAG ATGTCTTTTGCAAATTTGAAGATGACGCCGTCGCATCAGTTGGTCCTGCGGGCCTCTGATGCGGCGGCAGCCTTCACCGCCGCCATGGGGCCACGCGGGACCCAGGCTACCGCCAGGGCCAAGAggccggaggaggtggagaaggaggcccgaGCCCGCGTCGTCTCCGAGGGTGGTGACCCTGGGAACCCCATGCTGGTGCTGGGCTGCCACAGCATCCAGCTGGGGAAGTACCAGGGTCAGACCTTCCGGTGGCTCCTGGAGAACGACGCGGGCTACGCCTGTCACCTGGTCGCCAGTCACCAGCGGGAGCGGGAGACTAGTGCCTCGTACAGCCCGCTCATGGCCAACAAGGACAGCCTCGCCCGCTACTCCTGCGCCCACCCCGCTTTTGCGGAGCATCtcaacccccccaccctgcccgGGCGGGGGGGCGAGGCGCTTGTTGGCTTTGGGCTGCACAAGGAGGCCACCCTGAAGGACCTGTGCGACTCCAAGGAGAAGGAGCGTCAGAA CTACGTCAAGTGGCTACGGCGGAAGACACCGCAGCCTGGGAGCGCCATGGACGTCGCCATTATGTACTTCTCGGGCCGAGACAAGGAGCGGTCGGCGGAGGCGGCTGCTACACCCCCTCCGcccgccagcagcagcaccagcagcggccccagcaccaccaccagccaggCCGCTGCTTCCACCGTGCTGCCGCCCCGCAAGCCGACCGCTCCCAATTTCAATTTTCTCGGCCGCGCACATTTCTTGTGCGCGGGCGTCCGATGGGCCCAGGGGAGCTGCAGGCCCAGATCAGGGAACCGATGA